CCGCCGACACCCGCATCATCGTCGCGGACGGACCCGAAGCGGTGGCCAACTATGAACGCGCGCTTGATGAATGGCGCTTGCTGACCGCGGCGGCGTTGGTCGGCCTGGTGGAGGAGGCAATGACGATCGCGGCCGAATTCGCCAAGACGCGGTACACCTTGGGGGTCCCGATCTCGACGCTGCAGGCCATCTCCCATCCGTTGGCCAACATGGCGATCACGGTGCAGGGCGGACGCAACCTCGCCCGGCGCGCGGCGTGGTTCCTGGACAACGAACCCGACGAGCGCGCCGAGCTGGCACCGTCGGCATTCGTCTTCATGGCCGAAGAGGCCGCCAAAGCGGCCACCATGGCCGTCCACATTCAAGGCGGACTTGGCGTTTCGGCTGAAGCCGCGGCAACCGCCTACCTGGTGCGGGCCCGGGGATGGCCGCTGGCTGCCGGTGACCCCGGTGCCACCGCCAAGCGTATCGCCGAGATCGTGACCGCCCGCGACAGTGCGGCCGCGCGCGCATAGGACAGGAGCGAGCAATGGACTTCTCCCGGGTGGAGCTTGCCGACGAAGACAGCGCGTTTCGCGACGAGGCCCGTGCGTTCCTGAAAACACATGTGACCGAAGAGGTGCGGCGTCGCGACCGCGAAACCGGTGACAATTTTGACGAGCGGGTGCACTTGGCGCTTGGTGCCGCCGGCTACCTGGCCCTGGAGTGGAAGCCGGAATCCGACGGCGGATTCACCCGGGTGCGCCGGCGAATCTGGGAATTGGAGAAGCGCCGCGCCCACGTGCCGTGGGTGACCTGGGGGACGACGGCCATGGTGGCGCGGTCAGTAGCCAAGTTCGGTTCGGCCGAGCTGCAAGCCCAGGTCATGCCGAAGGTCTTCACCGGCGAGGTCCGCCTGTGTCTGGGCTACACCGAGCCGGAGGGCGGCTCCGACATCGCCACCTGCAAGACGCGCGCCGTGCGTGACGGCGACGGCTGGGTGATCAACGGCTCGAAGATGTTCACCACCGGTGCCCACAACTGCCAGTACGTCTTCCTGATTACCAACACCGCCCCGGACGCGCCGAAGCACAAGAGCCTGACCATGTTCCTGGTTCCGCTCGACTCGCCGGGCATCGAAATCCAGGGCATCCGCACCGTGGACGGTGACCGGACCAACATCGTCTACTACAGCGATGTACGCGTCGACGACAAGTATCGGCTCGGCGAGGTGAACGCGGGCTGGACTGTGCTGCGTGAGCCGCTCAACACCGAGCACGGCGCCGTCGCGGCCGCACCCGACGGGTTGCAGGACACCTCGATCATGATGCACCAGGCGGGTTCGATGGCCACCGCGGTCGACAACGCCGTGGCGGCCGTGACGCGGCCGGACCCCCACGGGCGCAAACTCATCGACGACGGATCGGTGGCGTATCGGCTGGGTCGTTGCGTCGCTCGGCTGGAGGCGGCGTTGTCGTCGCCGAACATCTACGGCCGCGTCGCCATTGCCCAGACGATGCGCGACATCTCCCCGGACCTGATGGACATCCACGGGGCGGCAGCGGCGCTGCCGTTGGGCACCGACGGCGCGGCCGATGACGGCAGCGCCGAATACGTCTACCGATTCGCGCCCCTGGTCGGAATCTACGGCGGAACCCTGGAGGTGTTCCGCAACATGATCGGCCAGTACACGCTCGGCCTGGGTAAGCCCAACTACTCGGCGCCGGTGCAGAAAGTTTCCTGATCGTCGCCAGTGCCTGGCGTGTGACTCGTCGGCGTCCAGTGTCACGTCACGGCAACGTTTTCCGGCGTGTTGCCGCCCGCAGTGCACGTTCGAATGCGTCAGGTCGTCAAGATGGTCGCCGCGGCCGTGCCGGGGGCGCCGTACAGCTGAGTGAATCCGACCTTCGGATGCCCCAGCACCTGACGTTCGCCGGCCTGTCCGCGGAGCTGCCGCACGATTTCGTGGATCTGCCGCAGCCCGGAAGCCCCGATCGGCTCGCCGTTCGCGATCAGGCCTCCGTCGGTGTTGACCGGCATCGAGCCGCTGATCTCGGTAGCGCCGTCAACCAGCAGCTTCTCCTGCTCGCCGTGCTCGCAGAACCCGCACTCGGCCATGTGGATGATTTCGGCACCGGCGTCGGTGTCCTGTAGCTGAATCACATCGACATCACCGGGAGCCACACCAGCCTTCTCGAAAGCGCTGCGGGCCGCGTAAACGGTTGGCGCCAAGTCCTCTTCGACCGGCGCGAAGGTGGTGTTGACCTCGTAGGCGCCGTACCGGCGGGTGCGCACCTCCACCGCCCGCAGATAGACGGGCTTGGTGGTGTAGCGGTGCGCGATGTCGGCCCGGCACATCACCGCCGCGGCCGCTCCCTCGTCGGGTGCGCAGAACATGTATTGCGTCAGTGGGTAATTGAGCATCGCCGAGTTGAGGATGTCTTTCTCGGGGATCGGCTTGCGGCGAAACGCATTCGGGTTCAACGCACCGTTGCGGAAATTCTTGGCGGCCACCCTGGCGAGCGTCCGTTGGGAGACGTTGTTCTCGTGCAGGTAGCGGTTGGCTTTCATGCCAAAAAACTGAGTGGTCAGGTATTGCCCGTTCTCCGCATACCAGCGCGGCGTGCCCACCAACGCCGGATCCTCGGTGAATGCCCCGCGCGGGTGCTTGTCGAGGCCGATCGCGATGCCGATGTCGTAGTCGCCCAACCGAATTGCGTCGGCGCAGGCCTTCACCGCACTGGCCGCGGTCGCGCACGCGTTGAACACGTTGGTGAAGGGAATCCCGGTCAGGCCGACCATGCCGACGATGGCGTCCGGGTTGGCGACCGTCCAACTCCCACCGGTGGCGAGCTGGATATCTCGCCACGCGACGCCGGCGTCGGCGACGGCCGCCAGGATGGCGTCGACACCCATCTGCATCGCCGACTTCCCCTCGAAGCGGCCGAACGGATGCAGACCCACCCCGATGATCGCGACGCCGTTCATCGGTGACCGCTGCTCACGCGATGGCCCCCGATTCCTTGAGCGCTTCGATTCGGTCCCAGTCCATACCGAGCTCCATCAGTACGAGCTCGGTATGTTCGGAGGCCTGTGGTGCCCTGGAGGTCTGCAGCGGTTCATGGTTGAACTGCACCGGGCCGCGCACGACCTTGAACGGTTCGCCACCGCTGGCCAGCTCGACCTCGGCGATCATGTCGTTGGCCAGGGCCTGGTCGTCGTTGGCCAGGTCCAGCAAGCTCTGGAACGGAGCCCACTGGCCCTTCATCGTTTTGAGGTGCTGTCGCCAATAATCGAAAGGCTTGGCGGCAAAGGCTTTCGAGATGAGTTCGGCGGCCGCGCTGGCGTTCTGGATCAACGGCAGCACCTCGGAGAAGCGTGGATCGTCGGCGGCCTCGGGGATGCCGAGATGTTCGAAGGTGTCCCGGATGAGGCCGGTCGGGCTGATGATGCACAGGTTGATGGTGCCGCCGTCGGATGTCTCGTAGTTGCCCATGAACGGATTCACCGACATCGCGGTGGCCGTGCCCGGCATCGGCGTGCGCATGACCTCCCCGGTCTCCATGCCTTGCGTCATGCTGGCCCCGGCCGCCCACCAGGCGGTGCTCAACAGCGATACGTCGAGTTCGATCGCCTCCCCGGTGCGTTCACGGTGCAGCAACGCCGCCGAGATGCCGCCCGCGATGAACATGCCGCCGATCGAATCGCCGAACGCGGGGATGCCTTGTCCCAGTGCGCCGCCCAGCCCCTCGGGCGTCAGCGCGTAGCCGATACCGCTGCGGGTCCAGAACGCCGTCCCGTCGTAGCCCCCGACGTTGCGTTCGGCGCCCTTGTCGCCGTACGCCGAACCGCGCGCGTACACGATGTTCGGATTCACCGCGCGAATGTGCTCGAGGTCGAATTTGTTCTTCTGCCGCTGGGCGGGCATGTAATTGGTTAAAAACACGTCCGAGGTCTTGGCCAGTTCATAGATGACTTCCTGCCCGCCTGGCGTGGACACGTCGATCCCGACGCTGCGCTTGCCGCGGTTGGGGTGCTCCATCAGCGGGTGCCGGTCCGGGTTGACCTGAATGCCGCCCATGTTCAGAAAACCTCGCTGCGTGTCACCGCGTGCCGGGTGCTCGACCTTGATGACGTCGGCGCCCCAATCAGCCAGGATTGCGCCCGCGGCGGGGACGAACGTGAACTGCGCAACCTCGAGGACGCGAAAACCCTGCATTACCTTGACCATCTGGGCATCAACTCCTACTTGACGTCGAAAGTTACGGGCAGCGCCGTCGGCGAACGAAAAGGTTGCCCGTGGATGTGCGGGTCCTCGTCGGTGAGCAGGGTGAAGTTGGTCAGCCGACTCAGCAGGCATTCGAGCGCGACGCGGGTCTCCAACCGCGCCAGATGCAGACCGAGGCAGGTGTGCTCGCCGGCCGCGAATGAGATGTGCGGGACCGCCTTGCGGAAGATGTCGAATTGTTCCGCTCGCTCCCAACGCTTTTCGTCGCGGTTGGCCGACCCGATGCACACACCGACCACCGAGCGTGCCGGGATGCTCACGCCTTCTAGCTCGACGTCCTCGGTGGTGAACCGTTGCACGGTGGTCAGCGGCGTCTCGAAGCGCAGGCCTTCCTCGATCGCCTGGCCGATCAGCCCGTGATCGGCTTGTACCGCGGCGAATTGATCGGGATGGCTGAGCAACAGGTACAGCAGATTGCCTGAGGACCGGTAGGTGGTTTCCAGCCCGGCGGGCAGCAGCAGCCGCAAGAACGAATAGATAGCCTCGTCGCTGAGCTTTTCGCCGTCGATCTCGGCGCCGACCAAATCGCCGATGATGTCTTGGGTCGGTCTGCAGGTGGGTCTGGACTTGCGCTGCTCGATCTGCTCGATGAAGTAATCCTTCAGCGCCGCCGACGCTTCGAAGGCCTTCTCGTAGTCGACGTGGTAGCTGATCAATTGCACGGCCCGCTTGCGGAACACCGGCAGATCCTCGTCGGGCAACCCCAACAGCCGGGCGATGACGCGGGTGGGAAATTCGAAGGTGAAGTTGCGGATCAGGTCCGCGCGGCCGGTCTCGACGAATTCCTCGATCAACGCGTTGCAGATCGGGCGGACGATGGTCGGCTCCCACTGCGCCAGTGCCTTGGACTTGAAAGCCGCCGACACCAGGTTTCGGTGTTCGCGGTGGGTCTTGCCCTGCATCGCCAGGATGGTCGGGCCGATGAACAGGCCGATCGTCTTGTCGTACGGCTTGGAGCTGAACACCCGGCCGTCGCGAAAGGCGGTGTTGACGGCGTGGAATGACACCGCGGAGTACTCGTTCTTGGGTCGCAAAGACTCGGGTGTCTTGGTGTAGTCCATCACCGTTCCGTGGAAGACACCGGACCGGCGACGACGGTAGGCGAAGTATGGGTAGGGGTCACGCAGATCGACGGTGCGGTCGCCGGGGGTTTCAACGTCGGTCGTCACCGAGATCTCCAGCATCGTCGACGGAACGGGCAGCATTGCGTAAGATCATACTGTAGTTCTTACAGTAGACAATATGAGCGCAGCCGTCCCTGCGGTGCCGCTCGAGGCGGAAGCTCGGGGTGCAACTCGCCACCACCGTCGCTTCCGCCGTGGTGCAACGATTCGGATCGGCAGGCGCGCCGGGTCAGGCGGAAAAGAAGTTCACGAGCGCGGCGGTGGTCTCGTCGGGCAGCGCTTCAGGGAAGAAGTGTCCCGATGGCATCGTCGTCGCGGTGACAGTTGCGGCGCATTGGGCTTGCCAGAGGGCGTACGCATCGAAGAGTCGATGTACCACTCCGTTTTCGGCGATGAGAACCTGCGTGTCGCAGCCGATTCGATGCCCGTCATCGCGACTCTGCTGGTCGTGCTCGAGGTCGATGCCCGCGCTGGCCCGGTAGTCCTCTGCGGTGCTGTGCAGCGTTTCTGGTGTGCAAAAAACGCGTTCGTACTCGGCGACCACGTCGCGTTCCAGGTAGTCGCCGTTCCCGCCGGAGAATTGTCGCAGCACGACGGCCAAGTAGGCGGCCGGGTTACCTCCGATGAGAGCCTCAGGCAGCGGGCTGGGCTGGATGAGCAGGAACCAGTGAAAGTAGGCGGTCGCGAATTCTCTGCTGGTGGCCCTGTACATGTCGAGGGTGGGGGCGACGTCCAACAGGGACAGCTTCCTGACACGGTGTGGGTGGTCGAGCGCCAGGCGGGCTGCGACGCGTGCGCCGCGGTCGTGCCCGCAGAGGTAGAACGAGTCCCGCCCGAGCTGGTCGATGACCGCCACGAGGTCGTTGGCCATGGTCCGCTTGCTGTAGTTGCTGTGATCGGGGAGTCCGACTGGTTTGGCGGAGGCGCCGTAGCCACGCAGGTCGGGCAGGACAATAAAGTAGCGCTCTTGGAGCCGCTGCGCGATATGGCGCCACATCAGGTGCGTCTCCGGGTAACCGTGCACGAGTAGTAGTGCGTCGCCGTCGGGGTTGCCGCCCCAGCGTGCGTAGATGGAGGTTCCGTCGCTATCGAAGATTCCGGCGTCGAACCCTGGGAACCACCGCGAATCCGTGTGTGCGGCATCCTGTTTCGACGTGCCGCGGTCGTCAGATCCTTCCGTGGATCCAGCTGCGGAGTCCGTGAACCCATCGTGCTCGGTCGAGTAGGGCACCGAACAGTTCCTCCATTCGGCGCACCAGCGCCTTCCCGATCACCGCGCGCCCCGCAACGGTGCCACACGAAAAAGGTTTACCGGGGACCGGCCCGATTCCCACGCGTCATCGTAAGAGCCGCCACCGATGTCCGCTCACTCGCTGGCTGAAATCGCTCGCTGTCTACCTACTTTTCTGACGAACTTTTCTGACGAACCAGGCGTTGCCAGACGTTCGGCGGCCTTGCGGGTCACTCTTCGCCGCCCGCCTCGCTGACGGCCTGCTCGCGTGCCCAGCGGTAGTCGGCCTTGCCCGACGGGCTGCGTTCGATCGCGCGACGAAACACTACTGCCTTGGGCAGCTTATAGCGGGCCAACGACTTGGCGGCGTGGCCGACCAGTTCGTCGGCTTCGGCGTGCGCACCTTCGGCGAGAGCGACCACCGCGACGACCTCCTGGCCCCAGCGTTCGCTTGGCCGTCCGGTAACCACCACGTCGGCCACCGCGGGATGCGAGGCTATCGCGGTTTCGACCTCCTCGACGAAGATCTTCTCGCCGCCGGAGTTGATCGTCACCGAATCACGGCCCAGCAATTCGATGTTTCCGTTCTTGTGGTGGCGTGCCCGGTCGCCCGGAATCGCGTATCGCACGCCGTCGATCACGGGGAAGGTCGCGGCGGTCTTGGTCGCGTCACCCTTGTATCCGAGCGGAACGTAGCCGCGCTGCGCCAACCAGCCGATCCCGTCGTGGCCCGGTGGCAGGATCGATGACAAGTCCTCGGCCGCTACGAACGTGTCCGGGCCGGCGTTGAAGGTACCGGTGGACACCGCCCCGGAGGCGGACAGGTGATGCATTTGCGCGCCCGTCTCCGACGATCCGACGCCGTCCACGACAACCACATTGGGCAGGGCCTCGATCAACCGTTCCTTGACGAAGGGAGTTAGCAGGGCGCCGCCGTTGGCGATCACGGCCAGCGAGGAGACGTCGGGTGCGCCGTCGTCGCGGGTCTGCTCAATCGCGGCGAGCAACGGTCGGGCCATCGCGTCTCCGACCACTGTCACCACCGATACCCGTTCCCGCTCGATCGTGCGCACCACATCGTCAGCGTCCAAACGATCGACCACCGTGGGGAAGACGACGGACTGCCCGGTGGTGAGCGCGGTCATCACACTCCACTGCGCCGCTCCGTGGATCAGCGGCGGCAAGATCATCAACTTGGTACCGGGCCCGGCCGTCACTCGCGCCACGATCTCATCGACCGAGCCGGCGGGTTCGCCGGTCATCAGGTTGCGTCCTCCGAAGGAGGTCATAAAGATGTCGTGCTGACGCCACAACACGCCCTTCGGCATGCCCGTGGTACCGCCGGTGTACAGGACGTACAGGTCGTCCGGCGAATGCTGCACCGGCGGCGGATCGGACGGACTCGACCCGATAATGGTCTCGTAATCCACTGCGCCGTGGATCAAGTCGTTGCCAGAGTCGTCGGCAATCTGAATCAGCACCCGCAATCGGGGCAGATCGGGCAGCACCTCGGCCACCCGCGGCGCGAACGCGGCGTGATAGACCAGGGCGGTGGCACCCGAATCCGCCAGCAGGTATTGCAATTCGCTCTTGACGTAGCGGAAATTGACGTTGAAGGGGGCCACCCGGGCAGTGAAGGCGCCGAGCAGCGATTCGACGAATTCGTTTCCGTTGTAGGCGTAGAGGCCGAGCAGGTCCTGACCGGTCTCATGCCCGGCAAGCGCGGAGCGCTCGGTGTGGCAGCCAAGGCCCCGGGAGTGTAGGTAGGCGGCGAGACGGTTGGACCGCTCGATGGTCTGCGCATAGCTCAAGCGCCGATCGCCCTGGATGAGCAACTCGCGGTCGCCGATCGCGGCGGCGACGGCCTGGGCGACGGCGGGGACCGTGAATTGTGTAGCGGTGTCGGACATCAGACCTCTCACGGTTGGTGTGGTAACAGACGGACCATCAGGCCGTTGGCCTCGCTGAGCAGCGACCCATCGACCGATGTCATCGTCGAGGAGATGAAGACTTTCCGACCGTCGGTATTGCTGATGCGGCCCTTGGCGATCAATGGTTCATCGATCGGGGTGATCTTGCGGTAGTCGACATGCAGGTACGCGGTGCGGGTCGGGCGAATGCCCGCGGTGGAAACGACCATGCCGAACATCCAGTCGTACAACAGCGGGATCATGCCCCCGTGCACGGCGTTATTGCCGCCGACGTGCGACCGGCTGAAGTGCCCTTCCATCGTGACGCCGTCGGGTCCGGACTCGGTCAGCGTCCACGGCGGCAGCAGCGGATGGCCGAGCCCGGGCAGTTCCAGAACGCGGCCGGCGGGTGTCACGTGCTCTGCAGCCTGGTGGCCGTCGAGCAAGGCGCAGGCGTTTTCGACATATTGTGCCGCACGTGCCCATATCGAACTGTCCGGGTTGGTGGACACCGCGAGGTCCTGCAACCGGCGCAGCGCCTCGGCGAATCGGCCCAGTTCCGGCGGCGCGTCTTCGACCGCAGAGATTTGCGGAAACCCGCCGCGGGTTCCGGGAGCGGTGTCGGTCATGCGGATCCTTTGGCCTGCCATGCGTGGAGCGGCTCGATCATGAACCAGCCGGTGAGCTTCCAGGTGAAAGGGACCCGCACGCCTGTCCTCCAAAATAGTTTTCGACCATACTAAGTTCGTTACAGTATAGATTTCAGCAGTACCGCCCTCGGACGGCAAGGAGCGACATGACGGAAGTGGCCGACCAGCCGGAGGGATCCTTCGACGTGCAGGTGATCGGCTTTTGGCTGAGCTAGCGGTTTAGGGTGACCGGCATGGCGGGATTCGCGCTGGCGAAACGGTCCGTGGGCCTCTCCGCAGAGCTGGCCCGCGAACTCGGCCTGGTAGTGCCCCGGACGGTGTCCGGCCTCAACGAGTCGACGGGCTGGGTGCCGGCGACGCCGCGGGGGGTGCGCCAGTTTGGTGAGGTCTTGTTGGACGAATTGGTCCTGAGTGGCTTCTCGCTGCTGAGCGGGAACCTGCCCGACGATCTCCGGCCGGTGCACGCCTGCGCTCCGGCCGCCGAGGAGCTCTCGCGGCTGGGCATCGACGGTGCACACACCGCGCCAAAGCCGTTGCGAGAGACTTCGATACGGCGACGCCGGATCGGCAGACTGTCCTATGAGCGGATGACCTTCGAACACGATCCGCAGCTGCCGCCGACACTGGCCGCTGAAGGGCACAGCGGTCCGTGTCGGGCGGTGGTGCACCTGTGCCGTCATCGCGGCGGTGCGCGGCCGTGGCTGATCTGGGTGCATGGCGCCGGTCAGGGCGGTACCGAGGACCTACTGCTGTCGCGTATCGGCCGTATCCACCACGGCCTGGGATTCAACGTCGCGCTCCCGGTGCAGCCCGGGCACGGCTGCCGCCGCCGTGACTGGCCGGCGTATCCGGACATGGATCCGCTGCGCAACGTCGCGGTCATGATGCGGGTGGTGTCCGAAGTGCGCGCCGTGGTGCGCTGGGTGCAGCAGCAGGCCAGTGCCGTTGTGGTGTCCGGGATTTCGATGGGCACCCCGGTGGCCGCACTGGTTTCGCACCTGGAACGGCAGATCGACGCGGTGGGTCTCTACACCCCGATTCTGGGGCTGAATGCGATGATCGCGCGGCACCTGTCGCGCTGGGGTTCGGCGCGCGAGGAGTTCCGGGAGCTGCTGGGATCGCCGGTGGTCGCCCAGCTGACGTCGGTGATCGATCCGTTGGCCGTCGACCCGGCGCCGCCGCCGGCACGTCGGCTCATCGTCGGGGCCTGGCACGATCGCATGGCGATGCGTGAACCCGTCGAAGCGTTGCAGCAGCGCTGGGGCGGCCAGCTCTACTGGTACGACGGCAGTCACGTCGGCCATATCTTCTCCCGTCGCGTGCAGAAGGTATCGGAGCGATTCCTGCGCGAGGTGGCGGAGTCGCACTGATGACGGCCATCCGGACCGCGCGTGAGGTGGTCGAACTGTACAACCTGGTGGTCTGGAACGAGTGCAACCTCGAGCTGGCCGACGAGTTGCTGGGCGACAACGTAATTCGTCATGAGGTCGGCGCTGCCCGAACGCTGACCCACGCCGAGGCTGTCGCCCGCGTCTCGGACATGTGGCAACAGGTCATTTCGCTGCGCTTCGCGCCCATCCTGGTCATCGCCGATGACGACGGCGAACACGTCGCCATCGTCTACGACTCCACCATCACCGGCAAGGACGGCACCGAAACCCGGATCGCCAGCATCGAAGTATTCCGCGTCGTCACCGGCCGGATCACCGAAGTCTGGAATTGCGGCTACCACCAAGGAGTGTGGAATTGACCGATCGCGTGCTCGACGAATTGGGCTACTACCTGCTGGCCGGCGCCGGCGGCGAGGGCCCGGCGACCCTGGTGGACGAAGCCCGCCGCGGCGAACAGCTCGGCTTCGGCACCGCGTTCATCTCCGAGCGGTGGAATGTCAAGGAAGCGTCGTCGCTGGTCGGTGCGGCCTGCGCGGTGACCAACAGGATGCAGATCGCCACGGCCGCAACCAATCACAACACCCGCCATCCGCTCATCACCGCCTCGTGGGCGACCACCATGCACCGGCTGTCCGGCGGTCGATTCACGCTGGGCATCGGCCGCGGGATCGCGGCGATCTACGGCGCGTTCGGTATATCTGCGGTCACCACCGCACAGATGGAGGACTGGGCCCAGGTCATGCGCCGACTCTGGCACGGCGAAATGATCTTCAACCACGACGGGCCGATGGGCAAATACCCGATCCTGTTCCTGGATCCCGCGTTCGACGAAGACATCCGGCTCGCGCTGGTGGCCTTCGGCCCCAACACCCTCGCCCTGGGTGGTCGCGTCTTCGACGACGTCATTCTGCACACCTACTTCACGCCCGAGACGTTGCAGCGCTGTGTCAAGACGGTCAAGTCCGCCGCGGAGAAGGCCGGACGCGATCCGGACAGCGTGCGAGTATGGTCGTGCTTCGCCACGGTCGGCGACCACCTGCCCGAAGAGCTGAAGCTGAAGAAGACTGTCGCCCGGCTGGCCACCTATCTGCAGGGTTACGGTGACTTGCTAGTGCGCACCAACGACTGGGATCCCGCTGTGCTGGAACGATTCCGGTCCGACTCGGTGGTGACCTCGATCGCGGGCGGCATCGATCACAAGGCCACCGCCGAGCAGATCGAACACATCGCGACGCTGATCCCCGACGAATGGCTGGCGCCGGCGGCCACCGGCTCGGCCCAGCAGTGCGCCGAGCGCATCCGCAAGGAGTTCGACTATGGCGCCGACGCGGTGATCATGCACGGCGCGACCCCCGACGAGCTGGCGCCGGTGGTCACCGCCTACCGGGCCGGGGCCTGACGGGCGGCCCGGGTCAGGGCATGATCACAGTGCGCGTTACCGGTTCGGCCGCAACCTGGCGACTGGACAATCCCCGCAGCAGGGCCGCCAGCAACGCATCCCGCGTCTCGCGAGGATCGATGAGTTCGTCGAAACCCATACCTTCGGCCGATCGGTAGGACGCCTGCAACTCGGCGTTGCGCAGTTTTTCGGCGAGATCCTCCCCGGCATGCGATGCCCGGCTCAACGCGGCCGCGCTCATCGCCCCCATCGTCGCGCCGGGATAGGCGAATGTCGCGACCTGGTGGTCGAAACCCAACAGCGACATCACCATTGAGCCGAACCCGTACGCTTTGCGTAGCGTCACGTGCAGCTTCACTGTGGTGGCCGCCGTCTGGGCGGCGAACATGCGCGCACCGGCCCGCAGGACGCCGCTGCGTTCGGACCGGCTCCCCGGCAGCATGCCGGGATTGTCGGCGAGAAAGACGAGCGGCAGGTGGAACGAGTCCGCCACCATGATGAAGTGCGCGGCCTTGTCCGCCGCCGCGGCGTCGATCGAACCGGCAAGCACCTGAGGCTGATTGGCGACTACCGCGACAGGGTGGCCACCGAGATGGGCCAGGGCGCAGATGATCGCGGTCCCCAGCCGTGGCTGCACCTCGAACCAGTCGGGCCGATCGAAGACCACGTCCAGCACCGCTCGCATGTCGTACACGCGACGGTTGTCGCGCGAGACGATGTCGAGCAGTTCCGGTGTCGGCCGTGGCTGGCTGTCCTCGTCGGGCGGCAGCGCCGACGGGTAGGACCAGGCGCTGGGCGGAAAGTAGGACAGGTAGCGACGGATGTCGGCGAGGACGGCTTCGTCGTCCTCGGCCAGGTTGTGGATCACCCCGCTGGGCAACGCGACATCGGGGCCGCCCAGATCCTCTTTCGAAATGTCTTCTCCGGTGGACTCTTTGACGACGGGTGGGCCAGCGGTGAAGATCGCGCCCTGCCGGCTCATGATGCGGAAGTCGCAGACTGGTGCCACCAGCGCGCCGTGGCCGGCCGACGGGCCGAGCACCGCGGCGACTGTCGGCACGCGGCCCGAGCATTGCGCCTGGGCGAGCAGGTCGGTGGGAGTGCGTCCGTAGTGCCCGCCGGTCGGCCGGAAGCCGGCGCCCTCGAGCAGCATCACCAGCGGGATCTTGTCGCGCAGCGCCAGCTCGGCGATGCGATATCGCTTGGAGTTGCCGCCGGGACCGATGCTGCCGGCCATGGTGGTGAAGTCCTCGGCGCCCAGCATCACCGGGGAGCCATTGATCGACCCGGACCCGACGATCAGCGCGTCGGCCGCGACATCACCGCCCACCAGGGTGCCGATCTCGCGGAAGGTGCCTGGGTCGAGCAGGTGCTCGATCCGGGCACGCGCGTCGAGCTTGCCCTTGGCCCGGTGCTTGTCGAGCCGCTCGGGCCCGCCCATTCCCCACGCGTGTTGACGGCGACGTTCGAGGTCGTCGAGTGTCCCGTCCCAATCCTGGGCTTTCGTCATGCGTCAGTCCTACCTCACGGATGCCCTCGGGCGCGCCACCTCGCGCCTGCGATCGCCGCGCGATATGCAGGGTCACATACTGGATTACTTACTGTAAAGTTACCCGCATGTCTGACGGGCTCCGCCTCAAGATCGACGGCGGCATCCCCAATCGGCTGCAGCGCGTGGTCGACGCGGTCGGCAAGCTGGAACAGCAGGGCTATGACGGCACCGTCGCAATGAAGGAGTTTGGCCAGTGAGCACGACGACGATGGATGACGCCGGTCGGGTGTTGGCAGATCCGTTGGCGTACACCGACGAG
This Mycobacterium simiae DNA region includes the following protein-coding sequences:
- a CDS encoding acyl-CoA carboxylase subunit beta is translated as MTKAQDWDGTLDDLERRRQHAWGMGGPERLDKHRAKGKLDARARIEHLLDPGTFREIGTLVGGDVAADALIVGSGSINGSPVMLGAEDFTTMAGSIGPGGNSKRYRIAELALRDKIPLVMLLEGAGFRPTGGHYGRTPTDLLAQAQCSGRVPTVAAVLGPSAGHGALVAPVCDFRIMSRQGAIFTAGPPVVKESTGEDISKEDLGGPDVALPSGVIHNLAEDDEAVLADIRRYLSYFPPSAWSYPSALPPDEDSQPRPTPELLDIVSRDNRRVYDMRAVLDVVFDRPDWFEVQPRLGTAIICALAHLGGHPVAVVANQPQVLAGSIDAAAADKAAHFIMVADSFHLPLVFLADNPGMLPGSRSERSGVLRAGARMFAAQTAATTVKLHVTLRKAYGFGSMVMSLLGFDHQVATFAYPGATMGAMSAAALSRASHAGEDLAEKLRNAELQASYRSAEGMGFDELIDPRETRDALLAALLRGLSSRQVAAEPVTRTVIMP